In Metopolophium dirhodum isolate CAU chromosome 7, ASM1992520v1, whole genome shotgun sequence, one genomic interval encodes:
- the LOC132949522 gene encoding transmembrane protein 115, with translation MSVFNKVRKNLPHIKQNTELLFNNTGLCIKIISCLLSVCYFFSFWSKSSTVFGVTPGYLFPPSFWLWTPFTFCFFETHLWQVLLDIAMVAVCSKLIEPLWGELQVLVFFAVVNVGVALACAVFYYILYMCTWDPELLFSVHVRGLAGYLAGVTVAVKQIMPDSTVLDTPAGRITNRNVPLFTIFIALVLWFIGFVDGTKPTMVISGVLMSWTYLRFYQIHTNGTRGDMADNFTFASFFPVIVQPPISVLSNSVYSIFVKAGICRKTVRRVDIASAPTGITVALPGIRSLDMDRRKLLALKALNSRLVDTTKDTPRIDNIESERRDSVVISIGDAEQTSKLSPTSMVSNKTT, from the exons ATGTCCGTTTTCAACAAAGTACGTAAAAATTTACCTCACATCAAGCAAAACACCGAACTGCTATTCAACAACACTGGGTTGTGTATTAAAATCATATCGTGCTTGTTGTCTGTGTGTTATTTCTTCTCGTTTTGGTCCAAGAGCTCGACGGTTTTCGGTGTGACTCCCGGTTACTTGTTTCCGCCATCGTTCTGGCTATGGACACCATTCACATTTTGTTTCTTCGAAACGCACCTGTGGCAAGTATTGCTCGACATCGCCATGGTGGCTGTGTGTAGCAAGCTCATCGAACCCCTGTGGGGTGAACTACAAGTGCTTGTGTTCTTTGCGGTCGTCAATGTAGGAGTGGCGTTGGCATGCGCGGTGTTCTATTACATCCTTTACATGTGCACCTGGGACCCGGAATTGTTGTTCTCGGTGCACGTGCGAGGCTTGGCAGGATATCTAGCTGGTGTCACTGTGGCTGTAAAACAGATCATGCCTGATAGCACCGTGCTTGACACGCCAGCCGGTCGCATCACCAACCGCAATGTACCCTTGTTCACAATATTCATTGCACTCGTACTCTGGTTCATCGGTTTTGTCGATGGCACGAAACCGACAATGGTTATCAGTGGAGTGTTGATGAGTTGGACGTATTTGAGGTTTTATCAGATTCATACAAACGGAACAAGAGGTGATATGGCTGACAATTTTACTTTTGCAAG ttttttcccAGTTATTGTTCAACCACCGATTTCAGTGTTGTCAAATTCAGTATATAGCATTTTTGTAAAAGCTGGTATATGCAGAAAGACTGTTCGTAGAGTTGATATTGCCAGTGCACCAACTGGTATTACTGTCGCATTGCCTGGTATTCGATCACTTGATATGGACAGAAGAAA ATTGTTAGCCTTGAAAGCTCTTAATAGCCGATTAGTTGATACTACCAAAGATACTCCAAGAATAGATAACATTGAATCTGAAAGAAGAGACTCTGTAGTTATATCAATCGGAGATGCAGAACAGACTTCAAAACTATCGCCTACTAGTATGGTTTCAAATAAAACAACATAG
- the LOC132949469 gene encoding uncharacterized protein LOC132949469 isoform X2, with amino-acid sequence MIYPPSFKYEIVKDDNVNITLRCDVKSMEDINVWVAEFGKINYLNWNVRTSVPNGQRIVCSKNFVCQHSGFQKPSISENQKGISKNAECPAKVKAVIKLDTVSTRKKDPFIKTPNMC; translated from the exons atgatttacccaccatcatttaaatatgaaattgtcaAAGATGACAATGTAAATATAACTTTAAGATGTGATGTGAAATCTATGGAAGACATCAATGTGTGGGTTGCTGagtttggtaaaataaattatttaaattggaacGTTAGAACTAGTGTTCCAAATGGGCAGCGAATTGTGTGTtc aaaaaactttGTTTGTCAACATAGTGGATTTCAGAAGCCTAGTATATCTGAAAATCAAAAAGGAATTTCGAAAAATGCTGAATGTCCAGCTAAGGTTAAGGCTGTTATTAAACTGGACACAGTATCTACAAGGAAGAAAGATCCATTTATTaag actccaaatatgtgttaa
- the LOC132949469 gene encoding uncharacterized protein LOC132949469 isoform X1, with translation MIYPPSFKYEIVKDDNVNITLRCDVKSMEDINVWVAEFGKINYLNWNVRTSVPNGQRIVCSKNFVCQHSGFQKPSISENQKGISKNAECPAKVKAVIKLDTVSTRKKDPFIKVFINSIKLIINFFVFLFSL, from the exons atgatttacccaccatcatttaaatatgaaattgtcaAAGATGACAATGTAAATATAACTTTAAGATGTGATGTGAAATCTATGGAAGACATCAATGTGTGGGTTGCTGagtttggtaaaataaattatttaaattggaacGTTAGAACTAGTGTTCCAAATGGGCAGCGAATTGTGTGTtc aaaaaactttGTTTGTCAACATAGTGGATTTCAGAAGCCTAGTATATCTGAAAATCAAAAAGGAATTTCGAAAAATGCTGAATGTCCAGCTAAGGTTAAGGCTGTTATTAAACTGGACACAGTATCTACAAGGAAGAAAGATCCATTTATTaaggtatttataaattcaattaaactcataattaatttttttgtctttttgttTAGCTTGTGA
- the LOC132948401 gene encoding solute carrier family 35 member F3 isoform X1 has product MKVENSDVPTIFNPRKPRLSQSNAVLTSDHRPYGPFSHVLSRSESLCQPEDVEQVEQCQRRQLGVFKRLKNKCCSKHARKVYYGLCVTFFVTASWVGATHAIKYLYMYHPTKYPVLTGSGFNFSSIHQQTLMTYNAPFFTTWFCTNWTVLFFPLYFFCQLGSPNYQTPTDILGESVRNFRDRGFTAAHFLTRCCMFCMLWVFTNYLYIHALSILVATDALALFAINVCCVYLLSWVILHDQFVGVRIVAVILCSTGVALLAYMDAGITNKKKTMTGVLLAALAAAGSAVYKVMFKKMIGDATYGQVSLFFSLIGLLNAALLWPVCLVLYFSEVEILHWDRLPWMILLSASTLSLVANLLGNLSVAFTYDIFITFGLITAVPVSAAIDITIHDVQFYGMKLAGIILISIGFLLVMFPNNWPEYIFRLLRNIILLSHSARWSRKNRGLPPNPPKVEIDYRTGYIRSHLRSPSGRVR; this is encoded by the exons ATGAAGGTTGAAAACAGTGATGTGCCCACAATATTCAACCCACGGAAGCCTAGACTTTCGCAAAGTAATGCCGTGCTGACGTCAGACCACAGGCCTTATGGTCCTTTCTCGCACGTGCTGTCCAGAAGTGAATCTC TGTGTCAGCCCGAAGATGTGGAACAAGTGGAACAGTGCCAGCGGAGGCAGTTGGGCGTGTTCAAGAGGCTGAAGAACAAATGCTGTTCGAAACATGCGAGGAAG GTATACTACGGTTTGTGCGTCACTTTTTTCGTCACCGCGTCTTGGGTTGGTGCCACGCACGctatcaagtacctatatatgtatcatCCGACCAAATATCCGGTGCTCACAGGCAGCGGGTTCAATTTTTCATCCATACACCAACaaacg CTGATGACGTACAACGCACCGTTCTTCACCACGTGGTTTTGCACGAACTGGACCGTGCTGTTCTTCCCGCTGTACTTCTTCTGTCAGCTGGGCAGCCCCAACTACCAGACACCCACCGACATACTGGGAGAGAGCGTCCGGAATTTCCGGGACCGCGGGTTCACCGCCGCACACTTCCTGACGCGGTGCTGCATGTTCTGCATGTTGTGGGTGTTCACCAACTACCTGTACATACATGCGCTCAGCATACTCGTAGCCACCGACGCCCTGGCATTGTTCGCCATCAACGTGTGCTGCGTGTACCTGCTGTCTTGGGTCATACTCCACGATCAGTTCGTCGGCGTCCGG ATCGTGGCTGTCATCCTGTGCAGCACAGGGGTGGCTTTACTAGCCTACATGGACGCCGGCATTACGAACAAAAAGAAGACCATGACCGGGGTTCTGTTAGCGGCTTTAGCTGCTGCCGGGTCGGCAGTATATAAA GTCATGTTCAAAAAAATGATCGGCGATGCTACTTACGGTCAAGTGTCGCTATTTTTTTCACTCATAGGTCTTTTGAACGCCGCACTTCTCTGGCCAGTGTGTTTAGTTTTGTACTTTTCCGAAGTCGAAATACTTCATTGGGACCGCTTGCCTTGGATGATACTATTATCGGCCAGCACGCTGTCATTGG TCGCGAACTTACTGGGAAATTTGAGCGTTGCGTTCACTTACGACATATTCATTACGTTCGGACTAATCACCGCTGTTCCCGTGTCTGCAG CCATTGACATAACCATACACGATGTACAGTTTTATGGTATGAAACTTGCTGGCATCATACTTATATCGATCGGTTTCTTATTGGTCATGTTTCCTAACAACTGGCCAGAATACATTTTTCGATTGCTCAG gaATATAATACTACTGAGTCATAGCGCTAG GTGGAGCCGGAAGAACCGGGGACTACCACCCAACCCACCCAAAGTGGAAATCGACTACCGGACCGGGTACATCAGGTCGCATTTGCGATCTCCGTCTGGTCGGGTCAGGTGA
- the LOC132948401 gene encoding solute carrier family 35 member F3 isoform X2 — protein sequence MKVENSDVPTIFNPRKPRLSQSNAVLTSDHRPYGPFSHVLSRSESLCQPEDVEQVEQCQRRQLGVFKRLKNKCCSKHARKVYYGLCVTFFVTASWVGATHAIKYLYMYHPTKYPVLTGSGFNFSSIHQQTLMTYNAPFFTTWFCTNWTVLFFPLYFFCQLGSPNYQTPTDILGESVRNFRDRGFTAAHFLTRCCMFCMLWVFTNYLYIHALSILVATDALALFAINVCCVYLLSWVILHDQFVGVRIVAVILCSTGVALLAYMDAGITNKKKTMTGVLLAALAAAGSAVYKVMFKKMIGDATYGQVSLFFSLIGLLNAALLWPVCLVLYFSEVEILHWDRLPWMILLSASTLSLVANLLGNLSVAFTYDIFITFGLITAVPVSAAIDITIHDVQFYGMKLAGIILISIGFLLVMFPNNWPEYIFRLLR from the exons ATGAAGGTTGAAAACAGTGATGTGCCCACAATATTCAACCCACGGAAGCCTAGACTTTCGCAAAGTAATGCCGTGCTGACGTCAGACCACAGGCCTTATGGTCCTTTCTCGCACGTGCTGTCCAGAAGTGAATCTC TGTGTCAGCCCGAAGATGTGGAACAAGTGGAACAGTGCCAGCGGAGGCAGTTGGGCGTGTTCAAGAGGCTGAAGAACAAATGCTGTTCGAAACATGCGAGGAAG GTATACTACGGTTTGTGCGTCACTTTTTTCGTCACCGCGTCTTGGGTTGGTGCCACGCACGctatcaagtacctatatatgtatcatCCGACCAAATATCCGGTGCTCACAGGCAGCGGGTTCAATTTTTCATCCATACACCAACaaacg CTGATGACGTACAACGCACCGTTCTTCACCACGTGGTTTTGCACGAACTGGACCGTGCTGTTCTTCCCGCTGTACTTCTTCTGTCAGCTGGGCAGCCCCAACTACCAGACACCCACCGACATACTGGGAGAGAGCGTCCGGAATTTCCGGGACCGCGGGTTCACCGCCGCACACTTCCTGACGCGGTGCTGCATGTTCTGCATGTTGTGGGTGTTCACCAACTACCTGTACATACATGCGCTCAGCATACTCGTAGCCACCGACGCCCTGGCATTGTTCGCCATCAACGTGTGCTGCGTGTACCTGCTGTCTTGGGTCATACTCCACGATCAGTTCGTCGGCGTCCGG ATCGTGGCTGTCATCCTGTGCAGCACAGGGGTGGCTTTACTAGCCTACATGGACGCCGGCATTACGAACAAAAAGAAGACCATGACCGGGGTTCTGTTAGCGGCTTTAGCTGCTGCCGGGTCGGCAGTATATAAA GTCATGTTCAAAAAAATGATCGGCGATGCTACTTACGGTCAAGTGTCGCTATTTTTTTCACTCATAGGTCTTTTGAACGCCGCACTTCTCTGGCCAGTGTGTTTAGTTTTGTACTTTTCCGAAGTCGAAATACTTCATTGGGACCGCTTGCCTTGGATGATACTATTATCGGCCAGCACGCTGTCATTGG TCGCGAACTTACTGGGAAATTTGAGCGTTGCGTTCACTTACGACATATTCATTACGTTCGGACTAATCACCGCTGTTCCCGTGTCTGCAG CCATTGACATAACCATACACGATGTACAGTTTTATGGTATGAAACTTGCTGGCATCATACTTATATCGATCGGTTTCTTATTGGTCATGTTTCCTAACAACTGGCCAGAATACATTTTTCGATTGCTCAGGTAA